From one Esox lucius isolate fEsoLuc1 chromosome 11, fEsoLuc1.pri, whole genome shotgun sequence genomic stretch:
- the zgc:112148 gene encoding Golgi apparatus membrane protein TVP23 homolog B isoform X1 — MMRLDSQEADTPLFGDDDDDATALKRKSKIKHPLATFFHLFFRTTAIIVYLLCEILSSSFIFYMVTIILLLSCDFWTVKNVSGRLMVGLRWWNQVDDDGKSHWVFESRPATSKKVATNSESRIFWLGLVVCPVLWVIFVFSTLFSFNFKWLGVVIMGVALQWANLYGYVRCKVGGKTDLRRLATDYLGSQFFKRAMAKQQGP, encoded by the exons ATGATGAGACTG GATTCACAGGAGGCGGATACTCCACTCTTTGGTGACGACGACGATGATGCCACCGCCTTAaagaggaaatcaaaaatcAA GCATCCCCTGGCAACGTTCTTTCATCTTTTCTTCCGCACCACTGCCATCATTGTATACCTACTGTGTGAAATCCTGAGCAGTAGTTTCATCTTCTATATGGTCACCATCATCCTCCTCCTTTCATGTGACTTCTGGACAGTTAAG AATGTGTCTGGTAGGTTGATGGTGGGCCTCAGATGGTGGAACCAGGTGGACGATGATGGAAAATCGCACTGGGTATTTGAGTCCAGACCG GCAACGAGTAAGAAAGTTGCGACCAACTCTGAATCACGGATATTCTGGCTTGGTCTGGTTGTGTGTCCAGTCCTCTGGGTAATCTTCGTGTTCAGTACTCTCTTCTCCTTCAATTTTAAGTGGCTG GGGGTGGTGATCATGGGTGTGGCTTTACAGTGGGCAAACCTGTATGGATATGTGAGATGCAAAGTAGGCGGGAAGACCGACTTGAGGAGGTTGGCAACCGACTACCTTGGAAGCCAATTCTTTAAACGG GCAATGGCCAAACAGCAGGGACCATAG
- the zgc:112148 gene encoding Golgi apparatus membrane protein TVP23 homolog B isoform X3: protein MMRLDSQEADTPLFGDDDDDATALKRKSKIKHPLATFFHLFFRTTAIIVYLLCEILSSSFIFYMVTIILLLSCDFWTVKNVSGRLMVGLRWWNQVDDDGKSHWVFESRPATSKKVATNSESRIFWLGLVVCPVLWGVVIMGVALQWANLYGYVRCKVGGKTDLRRLATDYLGSQFFKRAMAKQQGP from the exons ATGATGAGACTG GATTCACAGGAGGCGGATACTCCACTCTTTGGTGACGACGACGATGATGCCACCGCCTTAaagaggaaatcaaaaatcAA GCATCCCCTGGCAACGTTCTTTCATCTTTTCTTCCGCACCACTGCCATCATTGTATACCTACTGTGTGAAATCCTGAGCAGTAGTTTCATCTTCTATATGGTCACCATCATCCTCCTCCTTTCATGTGACTTCTGGACAGTTAAG AATGTGTCTGGTAGGTTGATGGTGGGCCTCAGATGGTGGAACCAGGTGGACGATGATGGAAAATCGCACTGGGTATTTGAGTCCAGACCG GCAACGAGTAAGAAAGTTGCGACCAACTCTGAATCACGGATATTCTGGCTTGGTCTGGTTGTGTGTCCAGTCCTCTGG GGGGTGGTGATCATGGGTGTGGCTTTACAGTGGGCAAACCTGTATGGATATGTGAGATGCAAAGTAGGCGGGAAGACCGACTTGAGGAGGTTGGCAACCGACTACCTTGGAAGCCAATTCTTTAAACGG GCAATGGCCAAACAGCAGGGACCATAG
- the zgc:112148 gene encoding Golgi apparatus membrane protein TVP23 homolog B isoform X2: MMRLDSQEADTPLFGDDDDDATALKRKSKIKHPLATFFHLFFRTTAIIVYLLCEILSSSFIFYMVTIILLLSCDFWTVKNVSGRLMVGLRWWNQVDDDGKSHWVFESRPATSKKVATNSESRIFWLGLVVCPVLWVIFVFSTLFSFNFKWLVGPMPFLPPWGGDHGCGFTVGKPVWICEMQSRREDRLEEVGNRLPWKPIL, from the exons ATGATGAGACTG GATTCACAGGAGGCGGATACTCCACTCTTTGGTGACGACGACGATGATGCCACCGCCTTAaagaggaaatcaaaaatcAA GCATCCCCTGGCAACGTTCTTTCATCTTTTCTTCCGCACCACTGCCATCATTGTATACCTACTGTGTGAAATCCTGAGCAGTAGTTTCATCTTCTATATGGTCACCATCATCCTCCTCCTTTCATGTGACTTCTGGACAGTTAAG AATGTGTCTGGTAGGTTGATGGTGGGCCTCAGATGGTGGAACCAGGTGGACGATGATGGAAAATCGCACTGGGTATTTGAGTCCAGACCG GCAACGAGTAAGAAAGTTGCGACCAACTCTGAATCACGGATATTCTGGCTTGGTCTGGTTGTGTGTCCAGTCCTCTGGGTAATCTTCGTGTTCAGTACTCTCTTCTCCTTCAATTTTAAGTGGCTGGTGGGTCCAATGCCTTTCCTCCCTCCAT GGGGTGGTGATCATGGGTGTGGCTTTACAGTGGGCAAACCTGTATGGATATGTGAGATGCAAAGTAGGCGGGAAGACCGACTTGAGGAGGTTGGCAACCGACTACCTTGGAAGCCAATTCTTTAA
- the amn gene encoding protein amnionless isoform X1, with the protein MSRTPVIFLLFSLSGAADALYKQWIPDTNYGNKTNWDKGSVPCGNDIVKFLAQRNISVYVKTVHSIQEMWLPVNGEFILPSGGGFTVNSGGEPGCGAGVTTQFKDAESLQWFDPELWKAAASLDDLEKGRFLFSVHEESVPCQNDDVVFRDGTTFRVDTTSNKLIVPVQSVTVLSKKFSRSSEFSQYLGSHSGQMQFHGSSAPSVGAATCEDASGCNCGNSVNHDRICSKVKCAPMSCKKPLYPTGHCCDVCGAIVTVQYTLGFNLESYRNRLQHLFLSLASYRSIHLGMSKVLKSQLFLGVIPRASVAVIQIVLLDGESGELAEALARDILNDVQDQGSNLGISGAEFQASSGASSGDGGKGNAGVVVGAVIGVIVLVAGILVLAVLYRRGIVKIPTMPTISVPSLSSLRQSKQEIGEFTDHGFENPIFDQPVVMPEVPGIYGSEAMNSIALKSSGVYFTNPAFDENETSVDFTV; encoded by the coding sequence ATGTCAAGAACACCTGTCATATTTCTTCTCTTCAGTCTGTCCGGGGCAGCTGACGCCCTGTACAAGCAGTGGATCCCGGACACTAACTACGGAAACAAGACCAACTGGGACAAAGGGTCAGTGCCTTGCGGTAATGACATAGTGAAGTTCTTGGCCCAGAGGAACATTTCAGTGTATGTTAAGACAGTTCACTCTATCCAGGAAATGTGGTTACCGGTGAATGGGGAGTTCATCCTGCCCTCAGGGGGAGGCTTCACCGTCAATAGCGGCGGTGAACCTGGTTGCGGAGCGGGCGTCACCACCCAGTTTAAAGATGCTGAGTCTCTGCAGTGGTTTGACCCTGAACTGTGGAAGGCGGCCGCTTCTTTAGACGACTTGGAGAAAGGTCGCTTTCTGTTCTCGGTTCATGAAGAGAGCGTTCCCTGCCAGAACGACGATGTAGTGTTCCGCGATGGCACCACTTTCCGCGTGGACACCACCTCCAACAAGCTGATCGTCCCCGTCCAGAGTGTTACTGTGCTCAGCAAGAAGTTCAGCCGCAGCTCTGAGTTCAGCCAGTACCTGGGGTCGCATTCAGGCCAGATGCAGTTTCACGGCTCTTCTGCCCCCAGTGTTGGGGCTGCAACCTGTGAAGACGCCTCAGGCTGCAACTGTGGGAACTCTGTGAATCACGACAGGATCTGCAGCAAAGTCAAATGCGCTCCTATGAGCTGTAAGAAGCCGCTGTACCCCACTGGACACTGCTGCGATGTGTGCGGCGCCATCGTCACCGTCCAGTATACGTTGGGCTTCAACCTGGAGTCTTATCGGAACAGACTGCAGCATCTCTTCCTTAGTCTGGCCTCCTATCGGTCCATCCACCTGGGCATGTCCAAGGTGCTCAAATCCCAGTTGTTCCTCGGGGTGATTCCACGTGCATCCGTCGCTGTGATCCAGATCGTGCTTCTGGATGGTGAGTCCGGTGAGCTGGCAGAGGCCCTGGCTCGTGACATACTCAATGACGTCCAAGACCAAGGCTCGAACCTGGGCATATCCGGGGCTGAATTTCAGGCCTCCTCCGGGGCCAGCAGCGGTGACGGTGGGAAGGGAAACGCAGGAGTGGTCGTGGGTGCAGTGATAGGAGTCATAGTATTGGTCGCTGGAATCCTCGTCCTGGCTGTCCTCTACCGTAGAGGCATTGTGAAAATCCCGACGATGCCCACCATTTCTGTTCCTTCTCTAAGCAGCCTGAGGCAAAGCAAGCAGGAGATTGGTGAGTTTACAGACCACGGCTTTGAAAACCCTATATTTGATCAACCAGTTGTAATGCCGGAAGTACCAGGGATCTATGGGAGTGAAGCCATGAACTCCATTGCTCTGAAATCTTCAGGTGTGTATTTTACCAACCCCGCGTTTGATGAAAATGAGACCTCAGTAGATTTCACAGTCTGA
- the amn gene encoding protein amnionless isoform X2: MWLPVNGEFILPSGGGFTVNSGGEPGCGAGVTTQFKDAESLQWFDPELWKAAASLDDLEKGRFLFSVHEESVPCQNDDVVFRDGTTFRVDTTSNKLIVPVQSVTVLSKKFSRSSEFSQYLGSHSGQMQFHGSSAPSVGAATCEDASGCNCGNSVNHDRICSKVKCAPMSCKKPLYPTGHCCDVCGAIVTVQYTLGFNLESYRNRLQHLFLSLASYRSIHLGMSKVLKSQLFLGVIPRASVAVIQIVLLDGESGELAEALARDILNDVQDQGSNLGISGAEFQASSGASSGDGGKGNAGVVVGAVIGVIVLVAGILVLAVLYRRGIVKIPTMPTISVPSLSSLRQSKQEIGEFTDHGFENPIFDQPVVMPEVPGIYGSEAMNSIALKSSGVYFTNPAFDENETSVDFTV; this comes from the coding sequence ATGTGGTTACCGGTGAATGGGGAGTTCATCCTGCCCTCAGGGGGAGGCTTCACCGTCAATAGCGGCGGTGAACCTGGTTGCGGAGCGGGCGTCACCACCCAGTTTAAAGATGCTGAGTCTCTGCAGTGGTTTGACCCTGAACTGTGGAAGGCGGCCGCTTCTTTAGACGACTTGGAGAAAGGTCGCTTTCTGTTCTCGGTTCATGAAGAGAGCGTTCCCTGCCAGAACGACGATGTAGTGTTCCGCGATGGCACCACTTTCCGCGTGGACACCACCTCCAACAAGCTGATCGTCCCCGTCCAGAGTGTTACTGTGCTCAGCAAGAAGTTCAGCCGCAGCTCTGAGTTCAGCCAGTACCTGGGGTCGCATTCAGGCCAGATGCAGTTTCACGGCTCTTCTGCCCCCAGTGTTGGGGCTGCAACCTGTGAAGACGCCTCAGGCTGCAACTGTGGGAACTCTGTGAATCACGACAGGATCTGCAGCAAAGTCAAATGCGCTCCTATGAGCTGTAAGAAGCCGCTGTACCCCACTGGACACTGCTGCGATGTGTGCGGCGCCATCGTCACCGTCCAGTATACGTTGGGCTTCAACCTGGAGTCTTATCGGAACAGACTGCAGCATCTCTTCCTTAGTCTGGCCTCCTATCGGTCCATCCACCTGGGCATGTCCAAGGTGCTCAAATCCCAGTTGTTCCTCGGGGTGATTCCACGTGCATCCGTCGCTGTGATCCAGATCGTGCTTCTGGATGGTGAGTCCGGTGAGCTGGCAGAGGCCCTGGCTCGTGACATACTCAATGACGTCCAAGACCAAGGCTCGAACCTGGGCATATCCGGGGCTGAATTTCAGGCCTCCTCCGGGGCCAGCAGCGGTGACGGTGGGAAGGGAAACGCAGGAGTGGTCGTGGGTGCAGTGATAGGAGTCATAGTATTGGTCGCTGGAATCCTCGTCCTGGCTGTCCTCTACCGTAGAGGCATTGTGAAAATCCCGACGATGCCCACCATTTCTGTTCCTTCTCTAAGCAGCCTGAGGCAAAGCAAGCAGGAGATTGGTGAGTTTACAGACCACGGCTTTGAAAACCCTATATTTGATCAACCAGTTGTAATGCCGGAAGTACCAGGGATCTATGGGAGTGAAGCCATGAACTCCATTGCTCTGAAATCTTCAGGTGTGTATTTTACCAACCCCGCGTTTGATGAAAATGAGACCTCAGTAGATTTCACAGTCTGA
- the LOC105031283 gene encoding tripartite motif-containing protein 16-like protein, which translates to MEVLIVKNEENTAESLVTTGSKHVTTPIINVEDLNRNQEQGGDPVRTDDKPDENTRAPETQPSSCLAIAPEDVLCDSCIERPSRAQRSCLTCLVSYCEAHLRPHLENQKFQNHRLVEPLQDIESRSCLEHRLPLELYCLTDGCSVCVCCECVGLEHPGHRTVPVGEARRQVETELQKKQGEILKTVSSVENAIGKLQNNTASIESSVAGARAVMEQQFYLLQGAMDEARRGTTEVLEDEQRQAISQAEGIQAHLEQKSQELKKTLASAERLSRNKTDVDFLQEYTEWKRGVVDVCLPGVYIGLTERMASFSRLITESTQGLCDQLKATYTDKLKDFCKTDKPGNKTTVHAKMSRSSPLPDPVTRDDFLKYARSSLTFDPNTVHKFLRLTEDNRKVTNTAPWQHNYPDAPERFENWRQVMTSESLYLGRHYFEVELSGEGAYVGLTYKSIDRKGAESGSCITGNDFSWSLGRDGRSFFARHADVEADLEAAGGFTRHGVYIDFDSGSLAFYGVDDSAVTLLYRYDAQFTEPLYPTVWLPKKDSVVLLVSPKDQFPNVTTTPTTPVRAIAPDHPEP; encoded by the exons ATGGAGGTGCTCATTGTAAAGAATGAAGAAAACACAGCAGAGAGTCTTGTCACGACTGGAAGCAAACATGTCACCACACCCATAATAAATGTTGAGGACCTGAACCGAAACCAGGAACAAGGAGGGGACCCAGTGAGAACCGACGATAAGCCAGATGAGAACACCCGGGCCCCCGAGACCCAACCCTCCAGCTGCCTCGCCATCGCCCCAGAGGATGTACTGTGTGACTCCTGCATCGAGAGACCAAGCCGGGCCCAGAGATCCTGCCTCACCTGCCTGGTGTCCTACTGCGAGGCCCACCTCAGGCCTCACCTGGAGAACCAGAAGTTCCAGAATCACCGGCTGGTGGAGCCTTTACAGGACATTGAGTCTCGCTCCTGCCTGGAGCACCGGCTgcctctggaactctactgccTGACGGAcggctgcagtgtgtgtgtgtgctgtgagtgtgtgggacTGGAGCATCCAGGACACCGTACCGTACCTGTCGGTGAGGCGCGGCGACAGGTCGAG ACAGAGCTGCAGAAGAAACAAGGGGAGATTTTGAAGACAGTCTCTTCTGTGGAGAATGCCATCGGCAAGCTACAGAACAACACTGCCTCTATAGAG AGCTCTGTGGCGGGGGCAAGAGCTGTGATGGAGCAGCAATTCTACCTCCTGCAGGGGGCCATGGACGAGGCCCGGAGGGGGACCACGGAAGTGCTGGAGGATGAGCAGAGGCAGGCTATCAGCCAGGCTGAGGGCATCCAGGCCCACCTGGAGCAGAAGAGCCAGGAGCTGAAGAAGACCCTGGCCAGTGCGGAGAGACTCTCCAGGAACAAAACTGACGTGGACTTCCTGCAG GAATATACCGAGTGGAAGAGGGGTGTTGTGGACGTCTGTCTGCCTGGGGTGTACATCGGCCTCACGGAGCGCATGGCCTCCTTCAGCCGCCTGATCACCGAGTCCACCCAGGGACTGTGTGACCAGCTCAAGGCGACCTACACGGACAAACTGAAGGACTTCTGCAAGACTG ACAAACCGGGCAATAAAACCACGGTCCACGCCAAGATGTCAAGGTCTTCTCCACTGCCAGATCCTGTGACACGAGATGACTTCCTCAAGT ATGCCAGGAGCAGTCTGACCTTTGACCCAAACACTGTCCACAAGTTCCTGCGACTGACCGAAGACAACAGGAAGGTGACCAACACGGCGCCCTGGCAGCACAACTACCCGGATGCCCCCGAACGCTTCGAGAACTGGCGCCAGGTGATGACCTCGGAGAGCCTCTACCTGGGCAGACACTATTTCGAGGTGGAGCTGAGCGGGGAGGGAGCGTACGTGGGACTCACCTACAAGAGCATCGACCGGAAGGGCGCCGAGAGCGGCAGCTGCATCACCGGAAACGACTTCTCGTGGAGCCTGGGAAGGGATGGGCGGAGCTTCTTCGCCCGGCACGCCGACGTGGAGGCAGACTTGGAAGCAGCAGGCGGGTTCACCAGGCACGGCGTCTACATAGACTTTGACTCAGGCTCGTTAGCATTCTATGGCGTGGACGACTCTGCTGTGACTCTCCTGTACAGGTACGACGCTCAGTTCACAGAGCCTTTGTATCCTACCGTCTGGCTCCCGAAGAAGGACAGCGTGGTCTTATTGGTCTCTCCTAAGGACCAGTTTCCTAATGTGACCACAACCCCCACCACTCCTGTGAGGGCAATTGCTCCGGACCATCCAGAACCTTAA